From one Lycium barbarum isolate Lr01 chromosome 6, ASM1917538v2, whole genome shotgun sequence genomic stretch:
- the LOC132599630 gene encoding uncharacterized protein LOC132599630, with product MEEETFQEIKYPKFHDEAGTHDLTECTCIGEFIGKLGLFAFCPMFDNVGRQPCHFWIMEEYGDKNSWTCHATFMLQRIIRTPLTFTKNGEIIMQDRRGKIFCYNFNNNQLIDLNIQGEGRDLNFVNFTNSLVLVDLYDTLMVEERNFPASGVGDFEAYMHVEQVNMAHKDDPPADIHKNI from the exons ATGGAGGAAGagacatttcaagaaattaaataCCCAAAATTTCACGATGAAGCGGGTACTCATGATCTAACTGAATGTACATGTATTGGTGAGTTTATAGGTAAACTTGGGCTTTTTGCATTTTGTCCCATGTTTGATAATGTAGGGAGACAACCTTGTCACTTTTGGATCATGGAGGAGTATGGTGACAAAAATTCTTGGACTTGTCATGCTACTTTTATGCTACAAAGGATAATCCGTACGCCTTTGACTTTTACAAAAAATGGAGAAATTATAATGCAAGATAGGCGTGGAAAGATATTTTGCTATAATTTCAACAATAATCAATTGATTGATTTGAACATACAAGGTGAGGGCCGTGATTTGAATTTTGTCAACTTCACTAATAGTCTAGTTTTAGTTGATCTTTATGATACACTGATGGTGGAAGAAAGGAATTTTCCTGCAAGTGGTGTTGGTGATTTTGAAGCATATATGCATGTGGAACAA GTCAACATGGCACATAAAGATGATCCTCCAGCCGACATACATAAGAATATTTAA